Proteins found in one Magnolia sinica isolate HGM2019 chromosome 5, MsV1, whole genome shotgun sequence genomic segment:
- the LOC131245053 gene encoding probable WRKY transcription factor 53 produces MVIREMESAADWELKQVINELMQGQDHAKQLQINLDPSSPPGVRELLIQNIIASYGKALSLLKSNQLVRELHSVVPTIRMESPRSISGSPRSENSNRAFKYQDPRDISKKRKTLPKWTEQVRVSTGMALEGPLDDGYSWRKYGQKDILGAKYPRGYYRCTHRNVLGCQATKQVQRSDEDPSIFDISYRGKHTCHQPSHIIQPMKTQEQQQQQEQEIVSFQKGLKVKTENLDRRDQKNSSSFSFPSASTNYMKPENEIFSPSTLDNNFMNSFCSPFISPATSESNYFSMSPCQMNSCGGGPNLQTAESDPHEIISAMTSASNSSLVDLDFRLDSVDLDPNFPLDAFFT; encoded by the exons atgGTGATCAGAGAGATGGAGAGTGCTGCAGATTGGGAGCTGAAGCAAGTGATCAACGAGCTAATGCAAGGGCAAGATCATGCCAAGCAGCTCCAGATCAATCTGGACCCTTCTTCTCCCCCAGGAGTGCGTGAATTATTAATACAAAACATCATAGCTTCTTACGGCAAAGCTCTTTCCCTGCTAAAATCAAACCAGTTGGTGAGAGAGCTGCATTCGGTGGTTCCTACCATCAGAATGGAATCTCCACGGTCCATCAGTGGGAGCCCAAGGAGTGAGAACTCGAATAGGGCTTTCAAGTATCAGGATCCGAGGGACATCTCAAAGAAGAG AAAGACGTTACCAAAATGGACGGAGCAAGTGCGGGTTTCCACTGGGATGGCGCTCGAAGGGCCCCTGGATGATGGCTATAGCTGGAGGAAATATGGGCAGAAAGACATCCTCGGAGCTAAATATCCTAG AGGCTATTACAGATGCACCCACCGTAACGTTTTAGGGTGTCAGGCGACCAAGCAAGTTCAGAGATCAGATGAAGATCCGTCGATCTTTGATATCTCATACCGTGGGAAACACACATGCCACCAACCATCCCATATTATTCAGCCGATGAAAACACAAGAGCAGCAACAGCAACAAGAGCAAGAGATAGTCAGCTTCCAAAAGGGTCTCAAAGTAAAAACAGAAAATTTGGATAGACGAGACCAGAagaattcttcttctttttcattcccATCCGCATCGACCAACTACATGAAGCCTGAAAATGAAATCTTTTCACCGTCTACGCTCGATAATAACTTCATGAACAGTTTTTGTTCGCCGTTTATATCCCCGGCGACATCTGAATCAAACTACTTCTCGATGTCGCCGTGCCAGATGAATAGCTGCGGCGGTGGGCCGAATTTGCAGACGGCAGAATCTGATCCCCACGAAATAATCTCGGCCATGACTTCAGCTTCGAATTCTTCATTGGTGGACTTGGATTTCAGGCTCGATTCTGTAGATTTAGACCCGAATTTCCCCTTGGACGCCTTCTTCACTTAG